In Sphingopyxis sp. 113P3, one DNA window encodes the following:
- a CDS encoding TonB-dependent receptor plug domain-containing protein, with protein MKTLAHKTSLSLLALAAASPALAHEAPFDDQSITVIGAPLALSETNASVSIIDKEEIDRAQNGAAADLIARLPGVHVTQNGALGGVASLRIRGAEDAQTLVVIDGVRVGDPSSPNGAFDFANLMLGSIDRIEVLRGANSLPWGSQAIGGVVSITSTDPDLASGTSGRIGAEYGARDTVRVNGQLRTAALGASQFGIGGGFVRTRGFSSAAAGTERDGYRQYSANLSNRTEIGSTLLFRAFGLYAASRVELDGFAPPAFTFGDTDEYQKTREHYAAASLEHRPGGSSSAGGFAHRLQFAFADVNRDNFNPDLGEAPTFRARGRSERLSYSIDWGLGDVFGSTAGDSLRLIAGAEREWTRALTDDGFAPDRGQTATTGGWAMLAARPTGAFSLTFGVRRDDHRDFGGATSFAADIGQKLGDHVLVRASYREGFRAPTLFQLSDSAGAYGNPELLPERAKSYEVGARLGDARHFVDVAWYRRDSRNLIDFVSCPPVPDPVPAICASGNRPFGTYDNINRARAEGVEVEAGAKLGSSFAVRANYSLTVATDRTPGSPLEGNRLARRPRHLANAELAWTPGGAASGADLSVAVRYAGKSFDDRANNLTALIRDDVVLGEDQSLAAAGV; from the coding sequence ATGAAGACCCTTGCCCATAAAACCAGTCTGTCGCTTCTCGCGCTCGCCGCAGCGTCGCCCGCGCTGGCGCACGAAGCGCCCTTCGATGACCAGTCGATTACCGTCATCGGTGCGCCGCTGGCGCTTTCCGAGACCAATGCGTCGGTGTCGATCATCGACAAGGAAGAGATTGACCGCGCCCAAAACGGCGCCGCGGCCGACCTCATCGCGCGCTTGCCCGGCGTCCATGTCACGCAGAATGGCGCGCTCGGCGGGGTGGCAAGCCTGCGCATCCGCGGCGCAGAAGACGCGCAGACGCTCGTCGTCATCGACGGAGTGCGTGTCGGCGATCCCTCATCGCCGAACGGCGCGTTCGATTTTGCCAATCTGATGCTCGGGAGCATAGACCGTATCGAGGTGCTGCGCGGCGCGAACAGCCTGCCCTGGGGCAGCCAGGCGATCGGCGGGGTGGTGTCCATCACCTCGACCGACCCCGACCTTGCAAGCGGCACTTCGGGCCGGATCGGCGCCGAATATGGTGCGCGCGATACGGTGCGCGTGAATGGGCAGCTGCGCACGGCCGCGCTCGGCGCCTCGCAGTTCGGGATCGGCGGCGGCTTTGTCCGCACCCGCGGCTTCAGCAGCGCCGCCGCCGGAACCGAGCGTGACGGCTACCGCCAATATTCGGCCAATCTCAGCAATCGCACCGAGATCGGCAGCACCCTCCTCTTCAGGGCGTTCGGACTTTATGCCGCGAGCCGCGTCGAGCTCGACGGCTTTGCCCCGCCGGCCTTTACCTTCGGTGACACGGACGAATATCAGAAGACAAGGGAACATTATGCCGCGGCGAGCCTCGAGCATCGCCCCGGCGGTAGCAGCAGCGCGGGCGGCTTTGCGCACCGGCTGCAATTCGCCTTCGCAGACGTCAATCGCGACAACTTCAATCCTGATCTCGGCGAGGCTCCCACCTTTCGCGCCCGCGGGCGCAGCGAGCGGCTGAGCTACAGCATCGACTGGGGCCTCGGCGATGTCTTTGGGAGCACGGCAGGCGACAGCCTTCGCCTGATTGCCGGGGCCGAGCGCGAATGGACGCGCGCGCTCACCGACGACGGTTTCGCGCCCGACCGGGGGCAGACCGCGACCACTGGCGGCTGGGCGATGCTCGCTGCGCGCCCGACCGGTGCATTTTCGTTGACCTTTGGCGTTCGCCGCGATGATCACCGCGATTTTGGCGGCGCGACGAGCTTTGCCGCCGACATCGGGCAAAAACTCGGGGATCATGTCCTGGTGCGCGCAAGCTACCGCGAGGGTTTCAGGGCGCCGACCTTGTTCCAGCTTTCGGACTCGGCGGGGGCCTACGGGAACCCTGAGCTCCTGCCGGAGCGCGCTAAATCCTACGAGGTCGGCGCGCGGCTGGGCGATGCGCGGCACTTTGTCGATGTCGCCTGGTATCGCCGCGACAGCCGCAACCTCATCGATTTCGTCTCCTGCCCGCCCGTCCCTGATCCCGTGCCCGCGATCTGCGCGAGTGGGAACCGGCCGTTCGGCACTTATGACAATATCAATCGTGCCCGGGCAGAGGGCGTCGAGGTCGAGGCGGGCGCAAAGCTTGGCAGCAGCTTCGCGGTGCGCGCGAACTACAGCCTGACCGTGGCAACCGACCGCACCCCGGGATCGCCGCTTGAAGGCAATCGGCTTGCGCGGCGCCCCCGGCATCTTGCCAACGCCGAGCTCGCCTGGACACCCGGCGGCGCCGCATCGGGCGCCGATCTCTCGGTCGCGGTGCGCTATGCCGGCAAGAGCTTCGATGACCGGGCGAACAACCTAACCGCTCTTATTCGTGACGATGTTGTTCTTGGGGAAGATCAATCGTTGGCGGCAGCGGGCGTTTGA
- a CDS encoding IS1380 family transposase, giving the protein MTDVTSSSFRFPAVQRKKVTAAFDGGRITSDGGVLLLAQAEREMDICRQLATCIADRRDPSRVVHKLDDILRARVLAIACGYEDADDLDALRDDPGFRLALGKLPGSGAGLASQPTMSRWENAPTTRELARMMAAMVDIYCASYPSPPEAVTLDIDDTCDVVHGYQQLSFWNGHHGERCFLPIHVYDTATGRPVAMLLRTGKTPSGAEAAGHIRRLVRQIQRHWPTTHITIRGDGHYGRPEVMNFCEAQGIDYVFGLPTNAVLRADPQIVKIADACAVKRAEEQHVVLRNYAQTRYGAKSWKCQRRVVARIEASTLGMDIRYVVTSLEQGSAEHIYDTLYCARGQAENLIKLHKAQLASDRTSCRSANANQMRLILHTAAFWLMWRIQQAIPKAAALANAEFATLRLRLLKVAARVIETASRIRVAFASACPDAALFRIIAAALRPAPT; this is encoded by the coding sequence ATGACCGACGTTACCTCAAGCTCATTTCGATTCCCAGCGGTCCAACGCAAGAAAGTCACGGCTGCCTTCGACGGCGGTCGCATCACGTCGGACGGCGGGGTTCTGCTATTGGCGCAGGCCGAGCGCGAGATGGACATCTGCAGGCAGCTGGCCACCTGCATCGCCGATCGGCGCGATCCTTCGCGGGTGGTCCACAAGCTGGATGACATTCTGCGGGCTCGGGTTCTGGCGATTGCCTGCGGCTACGAGGACGCCGACGACCTCGACGCCCTGCGTGACGATCCCGGCTTCCGCCTGGCGCTGGGCAAGCTACCGGGTTCGGGCGCGGGCCTTGCCAGCCAACCGACGATGAGCCGCTGGGAAAACGCACCCACCACGCGCGAGCTGGCCCGCATGATGGCCGCGATGGTCGACATCTACTGCGCCAGTTATCCATCCCCGCCCGAGGCGGTGACGCTGGACATCGATGACACCTGCGATGTCGTGCACGGCTACCAGCAGTTATCGTTCTGGAACGGGCATCACGGTGAGCGCTGTTTCCTGCCGATCCACGTCTACGACACGGCAACGGGGCGGCCGGTCGCCATGCTGCTGCGCACCGGCAAGACGCCGAGCGGCGCGGAGGCCGCGGGCCATATCCGTCGCCTGGTGCGGCAGATCCAGAGGCACTGGCCCACGACCCACATCACGATCCGGGGCGACGGCCACTACGGCAGACCCGAGGTCATGAACTTCTGCGAGGCACAGGGCATCGATTATGTCTTCGGCCTGCCCACCAACGCTGTGCTGCGCGCCGATCCACAGATCGTGAAGATTGCCGATGCCTGCGCGGTCAAGCGGGCCGAGGAACAGCACGTGGTCCTGCGAAATTATGCCCAGACCCGCTACGGGGCGAAAAGCTGGAAATGCCAGCGCCGTGTCGTCGCCCGGATCGAGGCCAGCACGCTCGGCATGGATATCCGCTACGTCGTCACCTCGCTCGAGCAGGGCTCGGCCGAGCACATCTACGACACACTCTACTGCGCCCGCGGCCAGGCCGAAAACCTCATCAAGTTGCACAAGGCCCAGCTCGCCAGCGATCGCACGTCATGCCGATCAGCCAACGCCAATCAGATGCGGCTGATCCTGCACACCGCCGCATTCTGGCTGATGTGGCGCATCCAGCAGGCCATCCCCAAGGCAGCCGCGCTTGCCAACGCTGAGTTCGCGACCCTGCGCCTGCGGCTCCTCAAAGTCGCCGCACGCGTCATCGAGACCGCCTCCCGCATCCGGGTCGCCTTCGCTTCCGCCTGTCCCGACGCCGCCCTGTTCCGGATCATCGCCGCCGCCCTCAGGCCCGCCCCGACATAG
- a CDS encoding protein adenylyltransferase SelO — protein sequence MQIAFDNSFHATMEGFYAPAEAARPSTPRLLAFNHALAARLGIDATGTGDDELARLFSGAELPPGADPLALAYAGHQFGHFSPQLGDGRALLLGEVVAPDGVRFDIQLKGSGPTMFSRNGDGKAAIGPVLREYLVSEAMAAMGVPTTRALAAVATGERVQRERAHPGAVLTRVARSHIRVGTFQFFAAHFGAEHVIRLSDYAIARHFPELAEAANAHLALLERVIDLQCSLVAHWMSVGFIHGVMNTDNVAISGETIDYGPCAFMDRFSVSTVFSSIDAHGRYAYGRQPQIMHWNMARFAEALLPAIHAVDPADVERAKELVAAVPDRFRSVWLDTMRAKLGLGEAAGGDPELIDELFAELERHGADFTGFFRALSRLLRGDRAALDALLPGEGAMGSWIAAWRARIEEEGGDFAERAEAMDAVNPLYIPRNHLVEAALAAAEAGDMTPWLRLLETVQHPFAARADRAEFAGPAPEDFGPYTTFCGT from the coding sequence ATGCAAATCGCCTTCGACAATAGTTTTCACGCGACGATGGAAGGCTTTTATGCGCCAGCCGAGGCGGCGCGTCCTTCAACCCCGCGCCTTTTGGCGTTCAACCATGCGCTTGCCGCGCGGCTCGGGATCGACGCGACCGGCACCGGCGATGACGAACTGGCGCGTCTCTTTTCAGGTGCGGAGCTGCCTCCCGGCGCCGATCCGCTCGCGCTTGCCTATGCGGGACACCAGTTCGGCCATTTCTCGCCGCAGCTCGGCGACGGGCGCGCGCTGCTCCTTGGCGAGGTCGTGGCGCCTGACGGTGTCCGCTTCGACATTCAGCTCAAGGGTTCAGGACCCACGATGTTCTCGCGCAACGGCGACGGCAAGGCCGCAATCGGTCCCGTTCTGCGCGAATATCTCGTCTCGGAAGCCATGGCGGCGATGGGCGTGCCGACGACGCGCGCGCTCGCAGCGGTTGCAACGGGCGAGCGCGTCCAGCGCGAGCGCGCACACCCCGGCGCAGTGCTGACGCGCGTCGCGCGCAGCCATATCCGCGTTGGCACCTTCCAGTTCTTTGCCGCGCATTTCGGAGCAGAGCATGTCATCCGCCTCTCCGACTATGCGATCGCCCGCCACTTTCCCGAGCTCGCGGAGGCGGCGAACGCGCACCTTGCGCTGCTTGAGAGGGTCATTGACCTTCAATGTTCGCTCGTCGCTCATTGGATGAGCGTTGGCTTCATCCACGGCGTAATGAACACCGACAATGTCGCGATCTCGGGCGAGACGATCGATTATGGGCCATGCGCTTTCATGGACCGCTTCTCGGTGAGCACCGTGTTCAGTTCGATCGACGCCCATGGCCGCTATGCCTATGGGCGCCAGCCGCAGATCATGCATTGGAACATGGCGCGCTTCGCCGAAGCGCTGCTACCTGCGATCCACGCGGTCGATCCCGCTGACGTCGAGCGCGCAAAGGAGCTGGTCGCGGCAGTACCGGACCGGTTTCGGAGCGTCTGGCTCGACACCATGCGCGCGAAACTCGGGCTAGGTGAGGCAGCCGGTGGCGATCCTGAGCTTATCGATGAGCTGTTCGCCGAGCTTGAGCGCCATGGCGCCGATTTCACCGGCTTTTTCCGCGCGCTTTCGAGGCTTCTGCGCGGGGACCGCGCGGCGCTCGATGCACTGCTCCCCGGTGAAGGCGCGATGGGGTCATGGATCGCCGCATGGCGCGCGCGGATCGAGGAGGAAGGGGGAGATTTTGCAGAGCGTGCCGAAGCGATGGACGCGGTGAACCCGCTCTACATCCCGCGCAACCACCTTGTTGAGGCCGCGCTCGCCGCCGCCGAGGCGGGCGATATGACGCCGTGGCTCCGCCTCCTTGAAACGGTGCAGCATCCCTTTGCCGCGCGCGCCGACCGGGCCGAGTTTGCCGGGCCTGCGCCCGAGGACTTCGGTCCCTATACGACCTTCTGCGGAACCTGA